A DNA window from Pseudomonas tohonis contains the following coding sequences:
- the acnB gene encoding bifunctional aconitate hydratase 2/2-methylisocitrate dehydratase, translating into MLEAYRKHVQERAAQGIVPQPLNAEQTAGLVELLKNPPAGEEEFLVDLITNRVPPGVDEAAYVKAGFLSAVAKGEAKSPLISKQRATELLGTMQGGYNIATLVELLDDAELAATAAEQLKHTLLMFDAFHDVAEKAKAGNAHAKAVLESWAAGEWFTAKPAIADKYSLAVFKVTGETNTDDLSPAPDAWSRPDIPLHALAMLKMARDGIVPEQQGAIGPLKQIEEIKAKGFPVAYVGDVVGTGSSRKSATNSVLWFFGDDIPYVPNKRAGGFCFGSKIAPIFYNTMEDAGALPIEFDVSNINMGDVIDVYPHAGKVCKHGTDEVITTFELKTPVLLDEVRAGGRIPLIVGRGLTEKARAELGLGASDLFKKPEQPADSGKGFTLAQKMVGKACGVAGVRPGTYCEPKMTTVGSQDTTGPMTRDELKDLACLGFSADLVMQSFCHTAAYPKPIDVTTHHTLPDFIRTRGGVSLRPGDGIIHSWLNRMLLPDTVGTGGDSHTRFPIGISFPAGSGLVAFAAATGVMPLDMPESVLVRFKGKMQPGITLRDLVHAIPYYAIQKGLLTVEKKGKKNIFSGRILEIEGLDELTVEQAFELSDASAERSAAGCTIKLPEKAIAEYLQSNITLLRWMIGEGYGDARTMERRAQAMEAWLANPQLMEADKDAEYAEIIEIDLADVKEPVLCAPNDPDDARLLSTVAGDKIDEVFIGSCMTNIGHFRAAGKLLDKVKGSIPTRLWLSPPTKMDQHQLTEEGYYGIYGKAGARMEMPGCSLCMGNQARVASNSTVVSTSTRNFPNRLGDGANVYLASAELAAVASILGKLPTVEEYMEYAKNIDSMAADVYRYLSFDQIAEYREAAANAKIPVVQA; encoded by the coding sequence GTGCTTGAAGCCTATCGCAAACACGTACAAGAGCGTGCCGCCCAGGGTATCGTGCCCCAGCCGCTGAACGCCGAACAGACCGCAGGCCTGGTAGAGCTGCTGAAGAACCCGCCGGCCGGCGAAGAAGAATTCCTCGTAGACCTGATCACCAACCGCGTTCCGCCGGGCGTGGACGAAGCCGCCTACGTCAAGGCCGGTTTCCTCTCCGCCGTCGCCAAGGGTGAAGCCAAGTCCCCGCTGATCTCCAAGCAACGCGCCACCGAGCTCCTCGGCACCATGCAGGGCGGCTACAACATCGCCACCCTGGTCGAGCTGCTGGATGACGCCGAGCTGGCGGCCACCGCTGCCGAACAGCTCAAGCACACCCTGCTGATGTTCGACGCCTTCCACGACGTCGCCGAGAAAGCCAAGGCCGGCAACGCCCACGCCAAGGCCGTCCTGGAATCCTGGGCCGCCGGCGAGTGGTTCACCGCCAAGCCCGCCATCGCCGACAAGTACAGCCTGGCCGTGTTCAAGGTCACCGGCGAAACCAACACCGACGACCTGTCCCCGGCTCCGGACGCCTGGTCCCGCCCGGACATCCCGCTGCACGCCCTGGCCATGCTGAAGATGGCCCGCGACGGCATCGTCCCCGAGCAGCAAGGCGCCATCGGCCCGCTGAAGCAGATCGAAGAGATCAAGGCCAAGGGCTTCCCGGTCGCCTACGTCGGTGACGTGGTCGGCACCGGCTCCTCGCGCAAATCCGCCACCAACTCGGTGCTGTGGTTCTTCGGCGACGACATCCCCTATGTGCCGAACAAGCGCGCAGGCGGCTTCTGCTTCGGTTCCAAGATCGCCCCGATCTTCTACAACACCATGGAAGACGCCGGCGCCCTGCCGATCGAGTTCGACGTGTCGAACATCAACATGGGCGACGTGATCGACGTCTACCCGCACGCCGGCAAGGTGTGCAAGCACGGCACCGACGAAGTCATCACCACCTTCGAACTGAAGACCCCGGTGCTGCTCGACGAAGTCCGCGCTGGCGGCCGTATCCCGCTGATCGTCGGCCGTGGCCTGACCGAGAAGGCCCGTGCCGAACTGGGCCTGGGCGCCTCCGACCTGTTCAAGAAGCCGGAACAGCCCGCCGACAGCGGCAAGGGCTTCACCCTGGCGCAGAAGATGGTCGGCAAGGCGTGCGGCGTAGCCGGCGTCCGCCCGGGCACCTACTGCGAGCCGAAGATGACCACCGTCGGATCCCAGGACACCACTGGCCCGATGACCCGCGACGAGCTGAAGGACCTGGCCTGCCTGGGCTTCTCCGCCGACCTGGTCATGCAGTCCTTCTGCCACACCGCTGCCTATCCGAAGCCCATCGACGTCACCACCCACCACACCCTGCCGGATTTCATCCGCACCCGTGGCGGCGTGTCCCTGCGTCCTGGCGACGGCATCATCCACAGCTGGCTGAACCGCATGCTGCTGCCGGACACCGTCGGCACCGGTGGTGACTCCCACACCCGCTTCCCGATCGGCATCTCCTTCCCGGCCGGTTCCGGCCTGGTGGCCTTCGCCGCCGCCACCGGCGTCATGCCGCTGGACATGCCCGAGTCCGTCCTGGTGCGTTTCAAAGGCAAGATGCAGCCCGGTATCACCCTGCGTGACCTGGTCCATGCCATCCCCTACTACGCCATCCAGAAGGGCCTGCTGACCGTCGAGAAGAAGGGCAAGAAGAACATCTTCTCCGGCCGCATCCTCGAGATCGAAGGCCTGGACGAACTGACCGTCGAGCAGGCGTTCGAGCTGTCCGACGCCTCCGCCGAGCGTTCCGCTGCGGGCTGCACCATCAAGCTGCCGGAAAAGGCCATCGCCGAGTACCTGCAGTCCAACATCACCCTGCTGCGCTGGATGATCGGCGAAGGCTACGGCGATGCCCGCACCATGGAGCGTCGCGCCCAGGCGATGGAAGCCTGGCTGGCCAACCCGCAACTGATGGAAGCCGACAAGGACGCCGAGTACGCCGAGATCATCGAGATCGACCTGGCCGACGTGAAGGAGCCGGTTCTCTGCGCTCCGAACGACCCGGACGATGCCCGCCTGCTCTCCACCGTCGCCGGCGACAAGATCGACGAAGTGTTCATCGGTTCCTGCATGACCAACATCGGCCACTTCCGCGCTGCCGGTAAGCTGCTGGACAAGGTCAAGGGCTCGATTCCGACCCGCCTGTGGCTGTCGCCGCCGACCAAGATGGACCAGCACCAGCTGACCGAGGAAGGCTACTACGGCATCTACGGCAAGGCCGGCGCGCGCATGGAAATGCCGGGCTGCTCGCTGTGCATGGGTAACCAGGCACGCGTGGCGTCGAACTCCACCGTGGTTTCGACCTCCACCCGCAACTTCCCGAACCGTCTGGGCGATGGCGCCAACGTGTACCTGGCCTCCGCCGAACTGGCGGCAGTCGCGTCCATCCTGGGCAAGCTGCCGACCGTCGAGGAGTACATGGAATACGCGAAGAACATCGACAGCATGGCTGCCGACGTCTACCGCTACCTGTCCTTCGACCAGATCGCCGAGTACCGCGAAGCCGCTGCGAACGCCAAGATCCCGGTCGTTCAAGCCTAA
- a CDS encoding DUF1289 domain-containing protein: MSNQRIKTPCVGLCSTVYGDLVCRGCKRFHHEVVNWNLYNEEEKRAVWRRLEILLVQVITAKLEVFDEDRLRMQLEQRQVRFVPEQSPYCWAYQLIARGSRMINRLDAYGVALLPEFRGWALPELREAIDREFFLLSEAHYERYIAPRFLLEGMEIRV, translated from the coding sequence ATGTCCAATCAGCGCATCAAGACGCCTTGCGTCGGCCTCTGCTCAACCGTTTACGGGGATCTCGTATGCCGTGGCTGCAAGCGCTTCCACCATGAAGTGGTGAACTGGAACCTCTACAACGAGGAGGAAAAGCGGGCGGTCTGGCGACGCCTGGAAATCCTCCTGGTGCAGGTGATAACCGCCAAGCTCGAGGTTTTCGACGAAGATCGCCTGCGAATGCAGCTCGAGCAGCGCCAGGTCCGCTTCGTTCCCGAGCAGTCGCCCTATTGCTGGGCCTACCAGTTGATCGCCCGCGGCTCGCGCATGATCAACCGCCTCGATGCCTATGGCGTGGCGCTGCTGCCGGAGTTCCGCGGCTGGGCCTTGCCGGAGCTGCGCGAGGCCATCGATCGGGAGTTCTTCCTTCTGTCGGAAGCCCATTACGAGCGCTACATCGCCCCGCGTTTCCTGCTGGAGGGGATGGAGATCCGCGTCTGA
- a CDS encoding universal stress protein: protein MQAIRSILVVVDPSHLEGLALKRAKLIAGVTQSHLHLLVCDRKADHAAYLADLSGALASEGYSVTTQQAWNENLHQTVIAVQQAEGCGLVIKQHVPDNPLKRFLLTPDDWKLLRYCPGPVLMVKTDTPWTNGVILAAVDVGNSDGEHRTLHASIISHGYDIAGLAKGTLHVISAHPSPMLSAADPTFQLKESIEARYRAECRAFQEEFDISDERLHVEEGPADVLIPHVAHKLKAAVTVIGTVARTGISGALIGNTAEVVLDSLESDVLVLKPDEIIAHLEELVAQR, encoded by the coding sequence AAGCGCGCCAAGCTCATCGCCGGGGTGACTCAATCGCACCTGCACCTGCTGGTCTGCGACCGCAAGGCGGACCACGCCGCCTACCTTGCCGACCTGTCCGGCGCGCTCGCCAGCGAAGGCTACAGCGTCACCACCCAGCAGGCCTGGAACGAGAACCTGCACCAGACCGTCATCGCCGTGCAGCAGGCCGAGGGGTGTGGCCTGGTGATCAAGCAGCATGTGCCGGACAACCCGCTCAAGCGCTTCCTGCTCACCCCGGACGACTGGAAACTGCTGCGCTACTGCCCCGGCCCGGTGCTGATGGTCAAGACCGACACCCCCTGGACCAACGGCGTCATCCTGGCGGCGGTGGACGTCGGCAACAGCGATGGCGAGCACCGCACCCTGCACGCCAGCATCATCAGCCACGGCTACGACATCGCCGGGCTGGCCAAGGGCACCCTGCACGTGATCAGCGCCCACCCCTCGCCGATGCTGTCGGCGGCGGACCCGACCTTCCAGCTCAAGGAAAGCATCGAGGCGCGCTACCGCGCCGAATGCCGAGCCTTCCAGGAAGAGTTCGACATCAGCGACGAGCGCCTGCATGTGGAGGAAGGGCCGGCCGACGTACTCATCCCCCACGTCGCCCACAAGCTCAAGGCGGCGGTTACGGTGATCGGCACGGTCGCCCGTACCGGCATCTCCGGCGCCCTGATCGGCAACACCGCCGAGGTGGTGCTGGACTCCCTGGAAAGCGATGTGCTGGTGCTCAAGCCGGACGAGATCATCGCCCACCTGGAGGAACTGGTCGCCCAACGCTGA